CAGGAAGCTCGCGACATAGAGGCCGAGGAACTGCGTCACCAGGCAGAACAGCAACGTCGGCACGAACACCGCCAGCACGCGGCGGGCCTGTGCCCGCGTGACGAAGGTCTCGGCCCCCGCACGCCGCGTCAGCAGCGCCACGATCAGGCCGTAGAGACTGCCGCCGCCGAGGATGACCGAGAGATAGAACGGAAAATAGCCGGGTTCGGGCCCGGTCGAATCCCAGGACGCGCCGGTGCGCCAATTGTCGTAGCCGAGCGTGAAGGCCAGCGCCAGCAGCAGCAGACAGACGACAATCTCGACCGTGCCGGACGAGACGACGGAGGGCGAGTCGTCTTCAGGCGCGGTCGGATCGTCGACGACGATTTCAAGATCGGTTTGGGACATGCTTTGCCAAATCAAGTTGCGCTGTCATCATCCGCGAATGCGGATGATCCAGTATGCCGTGCAGAAGCCGTATTCGAGTTCTGTGCAATACTGGATGCCCCGCCCCCCGTGCGCAATTGCGCACCAGGCGGGGCATGACGCGGAGGATGTGCTTACTTCGCGACGAATCCGGCTTCGGTCATCAGCGACTTGTTGACGGCATCATCCTCCTCGAGGAACTGCACCATGTCCTTGCCGGTGAGGAAGATCGGCTTCAGCGCCTGCTTCTCCATGTAGTCCTTGTACTCGGCGGTCTGCGTCACCTTGTGGAACAGCTCGACATAGAACGCCTGCTGCTCGGCCGTCACCTTGCCGGGCAGGAACATCGCGCGCAGCATCAGGTACTGCACGTCGACACCCTCCTCCTTGCAGGTGGGGATGTCGGCCCAGGACTGGGTGTCCGTCACCTTGGTGGTGTAGGAGATGCGCTCCTTGTCGAACACGCAGAGCGGACGCACCTGGCCGGCGCGCCAGACTTCCAGATTTTCGGAGGGATTGTTGACGTTGGATTCGGTGTGGTTGCCGACCAGCTGGGTCGCGGCCTCGCCGCCTGACTTGTAGGGCAGATAGGAGAACTTTGCGCCGGTCTTCTGCTCCAGGAAGACGGTCAGCACGTGATCCTCGCGCTTGGAGCCGGTGCCGCCCATCTTGAACGGCGCGCTCGCCGCCTTCGCGGCCGCGACGAACTCCTTCACCGTCTTGGGGCCTGCGCTGTTGTCCCAGAGCACGAACTGGTCGAGCGCGACCACCGAAACCGGGGTCAGCTCACGCCAGTTGAACGGGATCTTGGCCGACAGCGGCAGCATGTAGATCAGCGAATAGGCGATCAGCACCTTGT
The sequence above is drawn from the Bradyrhizobium amphicarpaeae genome and encodes:
- a CDS encoding tripartite tricarboxylate transporter TctB family protein — translated: MSQTDLEIVVDDPTAPEDDSPSVVSSGTVEIVVCLLLLALAFTLGYDNWRTGASWDSTGPEPGYFPFYLSVILGGGSLYGLIVALLTRRAGAETFVTRAQARRVLAVFVPTLLFCLVTQFLGLYVASFLLISGFMRLVGKIALWKSLLTALVFTAIMFVTFDVAFDVIMPKGPLEAAFGR
- a CDS encoding Bug family tripartite tricarboxylate transporter substrate binding protein translates to MKAAIALTVALCGTPAFAGWEPAKPVEIVVAAGAGGASDQMARMMQAAIQKNNLMKQPIVVSLKGGASGAEALMYMKSSEGDPNKVLIAYSLIYMLPLSAKIPFNWRELTPVSVVALDQFVLWDNSAGPKTVKEFVAAAKAASAPFKMGGTGSKREDHVLTVFLEQKTGAKFSYLPYKSGGEAATQLVGNHTESNVNNPSENLEVWRAGQVRPLCVFDKERISYTTKVTDTQSWADIPTCKEEGVDVQYLMLRAMFLPGKVTAEQQAFYVELFHKVTQTAEYKDYMEKQALKPIFLTGKDMVQFLEEDDAVNKSLMTEAGFVAK